From one Sporichthyaceae bacterium genomic stretch:
- a CDS encoding TetR/AcrR family transcriptional regulator, protein MASEIDACGPRLTERGRATRARIIQAAADLMFSQGVAGTSIPDVLAAAGVSASQLYHYFEDKHALVRAVIAHQSDLALDIQAQFPLDSIAALEAWRDAILALQTARKCKGGCVIGSLASELADSDPEARADLAAGMARWERAIHEGLTAMQQRGELRADANPAQLALFVLAALQGGLLLTQVHEDPTPVRVALDGAIAHVTSFAA, encoded by the coding sequence GTGGCCAGCGAGATCGACGCCTGCGGCCCGCGGCTCACCGAGCGCGGGCGGGCCACTCGTGCGCGGATCATTCAGGCCGCCGCAGACCTGATGTTCAGCCAGGGCGTGGCCGGCACCTCGATCCCGGACGTGCTGGCCGCGGCCGGGGTGAGCGCCTCGCAGCTCTACCACTACTTCGAGGACAAACACGCCCTGGTCCGTGCGGTGATCGCGCACCAAAGCGACCTGGCGCTGGACATCCAGGCCCAGTTCCCGCTGGACAGCATCGCGGCGCTGGAGGCCTGGCGGGACGCGATCCTGGCCCTGCAGACCGCCCGAAAGTGCAAGGGGGGCTGCGTGATCGGGTCACTGGCCAGCGAGTTGGCCGACTCCGATCCGGAAGCGCGGGCCGATCTGGCGGCGGGCATGGCGCGCTGGGAACGGGCAATCCACGAGGGCCTCACCGCCATGCAGCAGCGCGGCGAGTTGCGCGCCGACGCCAACCCGGCTCAGCTGGCGCTGTTCGTGCTGGCCGCGCTGCAGGGAGGACTGCTGCTCACCCAGGTACACGAGGACCCGACGCCGGTGAGGGTTGCCCTGGACGGCGCCATCGCCCACGTGACCTCGTTCGCGGCCTGA
- the cynS gene encoding cyanase yields the protein MTRDEVTGAIVAARLAQGVTWQELAELIGRPAVWTTSALLGQHPLPPGDAKLIVDALGLDPAVIPVLGSVPVRGSGPELAADPTVYRFHEALSVYGAALKELIHEQFGDGIMSAINFSVNLEKKELDGAARVVVTFDGKFLPYDWTAAP from the coding sequence GTGACTCGGGACGAGGTGACCGGCGCGATCGTGGCGGCGCGATTGGCGCAGGGCGTGACGTGGCAGGAACTGGCCGAACTGATCGGCAGGCCGGCGGTCTGGACGACCTCGGCGCTACTGGGACAACACCCCTTGCCACCCGGCGACGCGAAGTTGATCGTCGACGCCTTGGGCCTGGACCCGGCGGTCATCCCGGTGTTGGGATCGGTTCCGGTTAGGGGCAGTGGCCCCGAATTGGCGGCCGACCCAACGGTCTATCGGTTCCACGAAGCGCTGAGCGTGTACGGGGCGGCGTTGAAGGAGTTGATCCACGAGCAGTTCGGCGACGGCATCATGAGCGCCATCAACTTCAGCGTCAACCTGGAGAAGAAGGAACTCGACGGCGCGGCCCGGGTGGTCGTCACGTTCGACGGCAAGTTCCTGCCCTACGACTGGACCGCCGCGCCCTGA
- a CDS encoding MBL fold metallo-hydrolase, which produces MTGHGQDSGALGTVTEVADGVFAYVQPDGTWWINNTGFLVGRRRITAIDACATERRTRALQEAIGRVSSAPVRTLINTHHHGDHTFGNYLFEDATIVAQDRARDAMLEAGTPFSAPFWTEVDWGHIDLAPPFLTFAEQVTHWVDDLRCEVIHPNTAAHTTNDAVVWIPERRVLFAGDLLFNGGTPFWLMGSAFGMLDAVDFLRRFGAETIVPGHGPICGPEVIDRVARYVRFVLSLANQARSARLSPLEAAREADLGEFPGLTDPERLVGNLHRAMAELDGVERGGAIDLRAALGDMVAFNDGRPLTCHA; this is translated from the coding sequence GTGACCGGCCACGGGCAGGACAGCGGTGCGCTCGGCACGGTCACCGAGGTGGCCGACGGCGTGTTCGCCTATGTGCAGCCGGACGGCACCTGGTGGATCAACAACACCGGTTTCCTGGTCGGTCGCCGGCGGATCACCGCGATCGACGCCTGCGCCACCGAACGGCGCACCCGCGCGCTGCAGGAGGCCATCGGCCGGGTCTCCTCGGCGCCGGTGCGCACGCTGATCAACACCCACCACCACGGCGATCACACGTTCGGCAACTACTTGTTCGAAGACGCCACCATCGTCGCCCAGGACCGCGCCCGCGACGCGATGCTGGAGGCGGGCACTCCGTTCTCCGCGCCGTTCTGGACAGAGGTGGACTGGGGGCACATCGACCTCGCCCCGCCGTTCCTCACCTTCGCCGAGCAGGTCACCCACTGGGTGGACGACCTGCGCTGTGAGGTGATCCACCCGAATACCGCGGCGCACACCACCAACGACGCGGTGGTGTGGATCCCCGAGCGCCGGGTGCTGTTCGCCGGCGACCTGCTCTTCAACGGCGGGACGCCGTTCTGGCTGATGGGGTCGGCGTTCGGCATGCTGGACGCGGTGGACTTCCTGCGCCGGTTCGGCGCGGAGACGATCGTGCCCGGCCACGGCCCCATCTGCGGTCCGGAGGTGATCGACCGAGTGGCCCGCTACGTGCGGTTCGTGCTCTCCCTGGCCAACCAGGCGCGGTCGGCCCGGTTGAGTCCATTGGAGGCCGCCCGAGAGGCCGACCTCGGCGAGTTTCCCGGGCTCACCGATCCCGAACGCCTCGTCGGCAACCTGCACCGCGCGATGGCCGAATTGGACGGAGTGGAGCGCGGCGGCGCCATCGACCTGCGCGCCGCGCTGGGCGACATGGTCGCGTTCAACGACGGCCGGCCGCTGACCTGCCACGCCTGA
- a CDS encoding nuclear transport factor 2 family protein produces the protein MSDLSTLPAPAAATLTRWHAMVAALDLTDVAELLAADVEFSSPAFWKPYSGPVAVAHVLQTAVRNLATDFTYHRSFATDDGCGVVLEFSARLDELELKGIDMIAFDTAGLITRFEVMIRPMKSLARVAERMGATVDLALLGKAQ, from the coding sequence GTGAGCGACCTGAGCACCCTGCCCGCCCCGGCCGCCGCGACCCTGACCCGCTGGCACGCCATGGTCGCCGCGCTCGACCTGACCGACGTCGCGGAGTTGTTGGCTGCGGACGTCGAGTTCTCCTCACCGGCCTTTTGGAAGCCCTATTCCGGCCCGGTGGCGGTGGCCCACGTGCTGCAGACCGCGGTGCGGAATTTGGCCACCGACTTCACCTACCATCGCAGCTTCGCCACCGATGACGGCTGCGGCGTGGTGCTGGAGTTCTCCGCGCGACTGGACGAACTCGAGCTCAAGGGCATCGACATGATCGCCTTCGACACCGCCGGTTTGATCACCCGCTTCGAGGTGATGATCCGGCCGATGAAGTCGCTGGCCCGGGTGGCCGAACGGATGGGTGCCACGGTCGACCTCGCCCTGCTGGGCAAGGCACAGTGA